One genomic segment of Agromyces intestinalis includes these proteins:
- a CDS encoding peptide MFS transporter: MGDGGDGADVRMTGEHDTRNDHGFFGQPRALVHLFGVEMWERFSFYGMQGILLIYLYYSATRGGLGMDEVSAAGIVGAYGGAVYLSTILGAWIADRLLGSERVLFFSAIVIMAGHIALALLPGFLGVGVGLVLVAFGSGGLKANATSVVGTLYDEHDPRRDAGFSVFYLGINLGAFLGPILTGLAQTTLGFHWGFGLAAVGMAIGLVQYAFGRKHLPPEASVVPNPLPRERRPLVIGIAIAAVVLVAVLVLTGLVNAQNLVLWIIGGTIVAAIAYFAVILASRAISTVERHRVYGFIPLFVASVAFWSLYQQQFTVLTIYSDKQLNRDLFGWEMPVSWVQSINPIFIIVLSGVFAAIWTKLGDRQPSTPIKFALGTMIMGVAFLLFIPFAGGGPNSTPLLAIVGILLVFTVAELLLSPVGLSVATKLAPKVFHTQMVALFFLSVALGTAISGRLAEFYSAQNEVVYFGVLGGIAIVLGVALALGSRGVLKLMSGVR, translated from the coding sequence ATGGGGGATGGCGGTGACGGCGCCGACGTGCGCATGACCGGTGAACACGACACACGGAACGATCACGGCTTCTTCGGGCAGCCGCGGGCGCTCGTGCACCTGTTCGGTGTGGAGATGTGGGAGCGGTTCAGCTTCTACGGCATGCAGGGCATCCTGCTCATCTACCTGTACTACTCGGCGACCCGCGGCGGCCTCGGCATGGACGAGGTCTCGGCTGCCGGCATCGTCGGCGCGTACGGCGGGGCGGTGTACCTCTCGACGATCCTCGGCGCGTGGATCGCCGACCGGCTGCTCGGCAGCGAGAGGGTGCTGTTCTTCAGCGCGATCGTCATCATGGCCGGGCACATCGCGCTCGCGCTGCTGCCGGGGTTCCTCGGCGTCGGCGTGGGTCTCGTGCTCGTCGCATTCGGATCCGGCGGGCTGAAGGCGAACGCGACGAGCGTCGTCGGCACGTTGTACGACGAGCACGATCCGCGGCGCGACGCCGGTTTCAGCGTCTTCTACCTCGGCATCAACCTGGGTGCGTTCCTCGGCCCGATCCTCACCGGCCTTGCGCAGACCACGCTCGGCTTCCACTGGGGATTCGGGCTGGCCGCGGTCGGCATGGCGATCGGGCTCGTGCAGTACGCCTTCGGCCGCAAGCACCTTCCGCCCGAGGCATCCGTGGTGCCCAACCCGCTGCCGCGCGAACGCCGCCCGCTCGTGATCGGCATCGCGATCGCGGCCGTGGTGCTCGTCGCGGTGCTCGTGCTCACCGGCCTGGTGAACGCGCAGAACCTGGTGCTCTGGATCATCGGCGGCACGATCGTCGCCGCGATCGCCTACTTCGCGGTCATCCTCGCGAGCCGGGCGATCAGCACGGTCGAACGACACCGCGTGTACGGGTTCATCCCGTTGTTCGTGGCATCCGTCGCGTTCTGGTCGCTGTACCAGCAGCAGTTCACGGTGCTCACGATCTACAGCGACAAGCAGCTGAACCGCGACCTGTTCGGCTGGGAGATGCCGGTGTCGTGGGTGCAGTCGATCAACCCGATCTTCATCATCGTGCTGTCGGGCGTGTTCGCCGCGATCTGGACGAAGCTCGGCGACCGCCAGCCGTCGACGCCGATCAAGTTCGCGCTCGGCACGATGATCATGGGCGTCGCGTTCCTGCTGTTCATCCCGTTCGCCGGCGGTGGCCCGAACTCGACGCCGCTGCTGGCCATCGTCGGCATCCTGCTGGTCTTCACGGTCGCCGAACTGCTGCTCTCGCCGGTCGGCCTGTCGGTGGCGACGAAGCTCGCGCCGAAGGTGTTCCATACGCAGATGGTCGCGCTGTTCTTCCTCTCGGTCGCGCTCGGCACCGCGATCTCGGGTCGGCTCGCCGAGTTCTACTCGGCCCAGAACGAGGTGGTGTACTTCGGGGTGCTCGGCGGCATCGCGATCGTGCTGGGTGTCGCGCTCGCCCTCGGCAGCCGCGGGGTGCTGAAGCTCATGTCGGGTGTGCGGTAG
- a CDS encoding alpha-hydroxy acid oxidase, protein MVKRQFPNPRDVFELMQFKRPTWNATDRRLAQALTIADLRTIAKRRTPKAAFDYTEGAAEGELSLARARQAFEDVEFHPSILRSVPVVDTSTTVLDGPSALPFGIAPTGFTRLMQTEGEIAGAGAAGAAGIPFTLSTLGTTSIENVKAANPTGRNWFQLYVMRRREISYDLVRRAEAAGFDTIFFTVDTPVAGARLRDKRNGFSIPPQLTPATVINAIPRPEWWINFLTTPKLEFASLSSTGGTVGELLDAAMDPTISFDDLDIIRSMWNGKIVVKGVQTIADARALADRGVDGIVLSNHGGRQLDRAPIPFHLLPDVAREVGRDLTVMIDTGIMNGADIVASIALGADFTLIGRAYLYGLMAGGRRGVDRTIEILRGEIERTMKLLEVATLDELGPQHVTQLTRLQPIRREVADAAERAAATPKPRGSRAGASSASASAKPAAAKAVAAAKPAAAKPAARRATPKA, encoded by the coding sequence ATGGTGAAGCGCCAGTTCCCGAACCCGCGCGACGTGTTCGAACTCATGCAGTTCAAACGCCCCACCTGGAACGCCACCGATCGCCGCCTGGCCCAGGCGCTCACGATCGCCGACCTGCGCACGATCGCGAAGCGCCGCACCCCGAAGGCCGCGTTCGACTACACCGAGGGCGCCGCCGAGGGCGAACTGTCGCTCGCGCGTGCTCGCCAGGCGTTCGAGGACGTCGAGTTCCACCCGTCGATCCTGCGGAGCGTGCCCGTGGTCGACACGTCCACGACGGTGCTCGACGGGCCCAGCGCGCTGCCGTTCGGCATCGCGCCCACCGGGTTCACGCGCCTCATGCAGACCGAGGGCGAGATCGCCGGGGCCGGCGCAGCGGGTGCGGCAGGCATCCCGTTCACGCTGTCGACCCTCGGCACCACCTCCATCGAGAATGTGAAGGCCGCGAACCCGACCGGGCGCAACTGGTTCCAGCTCTACGTCATGCGCCGGCGCGAGATCTCGTACGATCTCGTGCGCCGCGCCGAGGCCGCCGGGTTCGACACGATCTTCTTCACCGTCGACACGCCCGTCGCCGGCGCGCGGCTGCGCGACAAGCGCAACGGGTTCTCGATCCCGCCGCAGCTCACGCCCGCGACCGTCATCAACGCGATCCCGCGGCCCGAATGGTGGATCAACTTCCTCACCACCCCCAAGCTCGAATTCGCGTCGCTGTCCTCCACCGGCGGCACCGTCGGCGAACTGCTCGACGCCGCCATGGACCCGACCATCTCGTTCGACGACCTCGACATCATCCGCTCGATGTGGAACGGCAAGATCGTCGTCAAGGGCGTGCAGACCATCGCCGACGCCCGCGCCCTCGCCGACCGCGGCGTCGACGGCATCGTGCTCTCGAACCACGGCGGCCGCCAGCTCGACCGGGCGCCGATCCCGTTCCACCTGCTGCCCGACGTGGCGCGCGAGGTCGGGCGCGACCTCACCGTCATGATCGACACCGGCATCATGAACGGCGCCGACATCGTGGCATCCATCGCGCTCGGAGCCGACTTCACCCTCATCGGCCGCGCCTACCTCTACGGCCTCATGGCCGGCGGGCGCCGCGGCGTCGACCGCACCATCGAGATCCTGCGCGGAGAGATCGAGCGCACCATGAAGCTGCTCGAGGTCGCGACCCTCGACGAGCTCGGCCCCCAGCACGTCACGCAGCTCACCCGCCTGCAGCCCATTCGTCGCGAAGTGGCGGATGCCGCGGAGCGCGCCGCGGCGACCCCGAAGCCGCGCGGCTCGCGGGCGGGTGCGTCTTCTGCTTCCGCTTCCGCGAAGCCGGCGGCGGCCAAAGCGGTGGCGGCGGCCAAACCGGCGGCGGCCAAGCCGGCGGCGCGCAGGGCGACCCCGAAGGCCTGA
- a CDS encoding DUF6412 domain-containing protein, with amino-acid sequence MSTVVLAAFLQLVAAVAQGVVSAGDAVAATAATGSPAMVLLIVGALGVAAVAFVALRVLVPAEPDPAASVHRGQTVDVSRLLSQSDPDAPGRTRPRAPTAA; translated from the coding sequence ATGTCCACGGTCGTCCTCGCCGCCTTCCTGCAGCTGGTCGCTGCCGTGGCGCAGGGCGTCGTTTCTGCGGGCGACGCGGTCGCCGCCACCGCCGCGACCGGCAGCCCCGCGATGGTGCTGCTCATCGTCGGCGCGCTCGGTGTCGCAGCCGTCGCGTTCGTCGCGCTGCGCGTGCTCGTGCCTGCCGAGCCCGACCCCGCGGCCTCCGTGCACCGCGGGCAGACCGTCGACGTCTCGCGCCTGCTCTCGCAGAGCGACCCCGACGCACCGGGGCGCACCCGCCCGCGAGCCCCGACCGCCGCCTGA
- a CDS encoding TetR/AcrR family transcriptional regulator → MAKNDTRRRTIADAGLAVLAREGSRGLTHRAVDEAAGVPVGTTSNYFRSRDALIGGLVTRIGERLAPTPEDLERRAAEPPGRELFAAYIRDIVRRLTDHREVTLALMELRLEAARRPELAEVLEAWQRDGFAADVAFNEAAGLPGGAREIALLHYAIDGLMLDRLTTSIDPGTATDDIVDDLVRGLLGSGTGAPAGPAIE, encoded by the coding sequence ATGGCGAAGAACGACACACGACGACGGACGATCGCCGACGCCGGCCTCGCGGTGCTCGCACGCGAGGGGTCGCGAGGGCTCACGCACCGCGCCGTCGACGAGGCGGCGGGTGTGCCCGTGGGCACGACGTCCAACTACTTCCGCAGTCGCGATGCGCTCATCGGCGGCCTCGTCACGCGCATCGGCGAGCGACTCGCGCCCACCCCCGAAGACCTCGAACGTCGCGCCGCCGAGCCGCCCGGGCGCGAGCTGTTCGCGGCGTACATCCGCGACATCGTGCGGCGCCTCACCGATCACCGCGAGGTCACCCTCGCGCTGATGGAGCTGCGCCTCGAAGCCGCACGCCGACCCGAACTCGCCGAGGTGCTCGAAGCCTGGCAGCGCGACGGGTTCGCGGCCGATGTCGCGTTCAACGAAGCGGCGGGGCTGCCGGGCGGCGCGCGCGAGATCGCCCTGCTGCACTACGCGATCGACGGACTCATGCTCGATCGGCTGACGACATCGATCGACCCCGGCACCGCGACCGACGACATCGTCGATGACCTGGTACGGGGCCTGCTCGGCAGCGGCACGGGGGCACCCGCAGGTCCGGCAATCGAGTAG
- a CDS encoding dihydrofolate reductase family protein, which translates to MMRELVYYVAVSLDGFIAGPNGEFDAFPIEGDHMDAINERFADAIPTDLAAAIGVEQDGSRFDTVLMGWNTYAVGLPMGVTSPYRHLRQLVFSRSHEAEGEGIEITADDPVDVVRRLKAEPGASIWLCGGGALAATLADEIDRLVLKRSPVLFGAGIPLFGARPYSPERLDEVTTTAYRSGVVFSEYVRRAA; encoded by the coding sequence ATGATGCGAGAACTCGTGTACTACGTCGCCGTCAGCCTCGACGGATTCATCGCCGGCCCGAACGGCGAGTTCGACGCGTTCCCGATCGAGGGCGACCACATGGACGCCATCAACGAGCGGTTCGCCGACGCCATCCCCACCGACCTCGCGGCGGCGATCGGCGTCGAGCAGGACGGGTCGAGGTTCGACACCGTGCTGATGGGGTGGAACACCTATGCCGTCGGCCTGCCGATGGGCGTGACGAGCCCGTACCGGCACCTGCGGCAACTCGTCTTCTCGCGCTCGCACGAGGCCGAGGGCGAAGGCATCGAGATCACCGCCGACGACCCCGTCGACGTGGTGCGCCGCCTGAAAGCCGAGCCCGGGGCATCCATCTGGCTCTGCGGCGGCGGCGCGCTCGCCGCGACGCTCGCCGACGAAATCGACCGACTCGTGCTGAAGCGCAGCCCCGTGCTCTTCGGAGCGGGCATCCCGCTGTTCGGCGCACGGCCCTACTCGCCCGAGCGTCTCGACGAGGTCACGACGACGGCGTACCGATCGGGCGTGGTCTTCTCGGAGTACGTGCGCCGGGCAGCGTAG
- a CDS encoding ROK family transcriptional regulator, translated as MRPFDSSSPAFDRTPVDGMRAHHSIALLDHLVAHGPTTRSELASATGLGRSAIAGIAARLIDAGVLVEQADASDDGRAVPLALSAAHHVLVTAWLAPDAAVATVAALNGEEGARFAEPFARDGEPAAPVDLLATVLTRALAHAVRAGHPVADLTVVVDGQVAGRPAVVVGSERLGAEPFDLLGELRRLVPALDEVEHGGRSARLVPAGQAAAVAECEARGEPDLLYLDGDGGIDSAVVDGGVARVGAHGLAGSLAHLPIEPNGPRCTCGQRGCLANLASARHVLEHAGLGDLDASAGRTPALDELVRRIDAADDRARWAWLDAAHWIGRALQVVVPVLDPPVIVAAGYWGDLLDEIDTSFRSNRPTIASGALTRVPRIEHAVADADAALVGARRLARDRLIADPILLAG; from the coding sequence ATGAGGCCGTTCGACTCTTCGTCTCCGGCATTCGACCGCACCCCGGTCGACGGCATGCGCGCGCACCACTCGATCGCATTGCTCGACCACCTGGTCGCCCACGGGCCGACCACGCGAAGCGAGCTCGCGTCGGCGACGGGGCTCGGACGCAGCGCGATCGCCGGTATCGCAGCACGGCTCATCGACGCGGGCGTGCTCGTCGAGCAGGCGGATGCCTCGGACGACGGTCGTGCAGTGCCCCTCGCCCTGTCGGCGGCCCACCATGTGCTCGTGACCGCGTGGCTCGCCCCCGACGCCGCCGTCGCGACGGTCGCCGCCTTGAACGGCGAGGAGGGGGCACGGTTCGCCGAGCCGTTCGCGCGTGACGGCGAGCCGGCCGCTCCCGTCGATCTGCTCGCCACCGTGCTGACACGGGCGCTCGCGCACGCGGTGCGGGCGGGGCATCCGGTCGCCGACCTCACCGTCGTGGTCGACGGCCAGGTCGCCGGCCGACCCGCCGTGGTGGTGGGCAGCGAGCGCCTCGGAGCCGAACCGTTCGACCTGCTCGGCGAGCTGCGCCGGCTGGTGCCCGCCCTCGACGAGGTGGAGCACGGCGGCCGGTCGGCTCGGCTGGTGCCGGCCGGGCAGGCCGCGGCGGTCGCCGAGTGCGAGGCTCGCGGCGAACCCGACCTGCTCTACCTCGACGGCGACGGCGGCATCGACAGCGCGGTCGTCGACGGCGGCGTCGCGCGCGTCGGAGCGCACGGGCTCGCCGGATCCCTCGCGCACCTGCCGATCGAGCCGAACGGCCCGCGATGCACGTGCGGACAGCGCGGATGCCTCGCGAACCTCGCGTCGGCCCGCCACGTGCTCGAGCATGCCGGGCTCGGCGACCTCGACGCGAGCGCGGGCCGCACGCCCGCGCTCGATGAACTCGTGCGCCGCATCGACGCCGCCGACGATCGGGCGCGGTGGGCGTGGCTCGACGCCGCGCACTGGATCGGACGAGCGCTCCAGGTCGTGGTGCCGGTGCTCGACCCGCCGGTCATCGTGGCCGCCGGCTACTGGGGAGACCTGCTCGATGAGATCGACACGAGCTTCCGCAGCAATCGGCCGACCATCGCGAGCGGTGCGCTGACGCGGGTGCCTCGGATCGAGCACGCGGTCGCCGATGCCGACGCGGCCCTGGTGGGCGCGCGCCGACTCGCACGCGACCGCCTCATCGCCGACCCCATCCTCCTCGCGGGCTGA
- a CDS encoding glycoside hydrolase family 3 C-terminal domain-containing protein — MSDTPNHATSRPLDRPAGDLVADLTLAEKASLTSGASFWGTKPVDRAGIPGIVLTDGPHGVRLQRGSADHLGIGDSVPATCFPPAVALGSTFDPELLERVGRALGEEARALGVGVLLGPGINIKRSPLCGRNFEYLSEDPLVSGELGAALVRGLQSQGVGASLKHFAANNQESDRMRVSADVDPRPLREIYLRGFQRVVEDARPWTVMCSYNRINGVYASEDPWLLTRVLRDEWGFEGLVVSDWGAVNDRVEGLAAGLDLEMPASGGRTDQQLIDAVEAGRLDVSHLDLAAKRAVELVQKAVAGADPGASGEVPARDVEAHHALAREAAARGAVLLKNDDGILPVAPGRRIAVIGEFARTPRYQGAGSSLISPTRLDTALAEIERIAGAGRVAFAPGFALGGDVSDASEQRVLVDEALAAASAAEVVLLFLGLPAAAESEGFDREHLRLPASQLELLDAVRAANPDVVVVLANGGVVELPFADDVPAIVESWLGGQAGGGGIADVLFGIVNPSGRLAETIPHRLEDTPAYLDFPGEFGHVRYGEGLFVGYRWYDARDAVVRYPFGHGLSYTAFEYSGPTVSTAADGGLDVRITVTNTGDRAGREVVQVYTGLAASRVQRAPRSLAGFASVEIEAGASREVVVHVRRADLAYWDVRVDRWVVEGGDYEVSVGASSRDIRLTATAAVVGDEVRLPLSFESSVADLMADPVAGPIVAQAMAGLASGLGDTDVFSDDGMAKMMASFPVGRLVSFPGVPVAREQLEQLIAAANAARG; from the coding sequence ATGTCCGACACCCCGAACCACGCGACATCCCGACCGCTCGATCGGCCGGCGGGCGACCTCGTCGCCGACCTGACCCTCGCCGAGAAGGCGTCCCTGACGAGCGGCGCGAGCTTCTGGGGCACGAAGCCGGTCGACCGAGCCGGGATCCCCGGCATCGTGCTCACCGACGGGCCGCACGGCGTGCGCCTGCAGCGCGGCAGCGCCGACCACCTCGGCATCGGCGACAGCGTGCCGGCGACGTGCTTCCCGCCGGCCGTGGCACTCGGCTCGACGTTCGACCCCGAACTGCTCGAGCGGGTGGGCCGTGCCCTCGGCGAGGAGGCGCGCGCACTCGGCGTCGGCGTGCTGCTCGGCCCCGGCATCAACATCAAGCGCTCGCCGCTGTGCGGCCGCAACTTCGAGTACCTCTCCGAGGACCCCCTCGTCTCCGGCGAGCTCGGCGCGGCGCTCGTGCGCGGGCTGCAATCGCAGGGCGTCGGCGCTTCGCTGAAGCACTTCGCCGCGAACAACCAGGAGTCCGATCGCATGCGCGTCTCGGCCGACGTCGACCCTCGGCCGCTGCGCGAGATCTACCTCCGCGGGTTCCAGCGCGTCGTCGAGGACGCCCGGCCGTGGACGGTCATGTGCTCGTACAACCGCATCAACGGCGTCTACGCGAGCGAGGATCCGTGGCTGCTCACGCGGGTGCTGCGCGACGAGTGGGGGTTCGAAGGGCTCGTGGTCAGCGACTGGGGTGCGGTGAACGACCGCGTCGAGGGCCTGGCCGCCGGACTCGACCTCGAGATGCCGGCTTCGGGCGGCCGCACCGACCAGCAGCTCATCGACGCCGTCGAAGCGGGACGACTGGATGTCTCGCACCTCGACCTCGCCGCGAAACGCGCCGTCGAACTCGTGCAGAAGGCCGTCGCGGGCGCCGACCCCGGCGCGAGCGGCGAGGTGCCCGCCCGGGACGTCGAGGCGCACCACGCGCTCGCCCGTGAAGCCGCCGCGCGCGGCGCCGTGCTGCTGAAGAACGACGACGGCATCCTGCCCGTCGCACCCGGCCGCCGAATCGCCGTCATCGGCGAGTTCGCGCGCACCCCTCGATACCAGGGCGCCGGATCGTCGCTCATCAGTCCGACCAGGCTCGACACCGCGCTCGCCGAGATCGAGCGGATCGCGGGCGCCGGGCGGGTCGCGTTCGCGCCCGGCTTCGCGCTCGGCGGCGATGTCTCGGATGCCTCGGAGCAGCGCGTGCTCGTCGACGAGGCGCTGGCCGCGGCATCCGCAGCCGAAGTGGTGCTGCTCTTCCTCGGCCTGCCCGCCGCCGCCGAGTCGGAGGGCTTCGACCGCGAGCACCTGCGTCTGCCCGCCTCGCAGCTCGAACTGCTCGACGCCGTGCGCGCAGCGAACCCCGACGTCGTCGTCGTGCTCGCGAACGGCGGTGTCGTCGAGCTGCCGTTCGCCGACGACGTGCCCGCGATCGTCGAGAGCTGGCTCGGCGGACAGGCGGGCGGCGGCGGCATCGCCGACGTGTTGTTCGGCATCGTGAACCCGTCGGGGCGGCTCGCCGAGACCATCCCGCACCGTCTCGAGGACACCCCCGCGTACCTCGACTTCCCGGGCGAGTTCGGGCACGTGCGCTACGGCGAGGGGCTGTTCGTCGGATACCGGTGGTACGACGCGCGCGACGCCGTGGTGCGCTACCCGTTCGGCCACGGGCTCTCGTACACGGCGTTCGAGTACTCGGGCCCGACCGTCTCGACTGCCGCCGACGGCGGGCTGGACGTGCGGATCACGGTCACGAACACCGGTGACCGCGCCGGCCGCGAGGTCGTGCAGGTGTACACCGGGCTCGCCGCGTCGCGCGTGCAGCGGGCGCCGCGCTCGCTCGCCGGCTTCGCGTCGGTCGAGATCGAGGCGGGCGCCTCGCGTGAGGTCGTCGTGCACGTGCGCCGTGCCGACCTCGCCTACTGGGACGTGCGCGTCGACCGCTGGGTGGTCGAGGGCGGGGACTACGAGGTCTCGGTCGGCGCGTCCAGTCGCGACATCCGACTCACCGCGACCGCGGCGGTCGTCGGCGACGAGGTGCGCCTGCCGCTTTCGTTCGAGTCATCCGTCGCCGATCTGATGGCCGACCCCGTCGCCGGGCCGATCGTCGCGCAGGCGATGGCCGGGCTCGCGAGCGGACTCGGCGACACCGACGTGTTCAGCGACGACGGGATGGCGAAGATGATGGCGTCGTTCCCCGTGGGGCGGCTCGTGTCGTTCCCGGGCGTGCCGGTCGCGCGCGAACAGCTCGAGCAGCTCATCGCGGCCGCGAACGCCGCGCGAGGGTAG
- a CDS encoding YidC/Oxa1 family membrane protein insertase — MNLYAFPPIAAVIDGAYAVLAWLASTLEPLAGAGSAALAVVVLTLAVRAALIPTAISQARAERARMRLAPKLAELQRRHAKNPEKLQRAMMDLYAREKVSPLAGCLPTLVQAPVISVVYALFILPTINGHANAMLAHTMFGVPLGSSFAGAVAGGTLTPALVAVTVALVAIALVVGELTRRMARAGAAVTPAPTAAAGSAPGLAALTRVAAVLPFLTAVIVPFVPLAAGLYLAVTITWTLGQRIVLRRTVIDPPAAGADGAGAGAPSPVA, encoded by the coding sequence ATGAACCTCTACGCATTCCCGCCCATCGCCGCCGTCATCGACGGCGCCTACGCCGTGCTCGCCTGGCTCGCAAGCACGCTCGAACCCCTCGCCGGAGCGGGCAGCGCCGCGCTCGCGGTGGTCGTGCTCACGCTCGCGGTGCGCGCCGCCCTCATCCCGACCGCGATCTCGCAGGCGCGCGCCGAACGCGCCAGGATGCGCCTCGCGCCCAAACTCGCCGAACTGCAGCGGCGCCACGCGAAGAACCCCGAGAAGCTGCAGCGGGCCATGATGGACCTCTATGCGCGCGAGAAGGTCTCACCGCTCGCCGGATGCCTGCCGACGCTCGTGCAGGCGCCCGTGATCTCGGTGGTCTACGCGCTGTTCATCCTGCCGACGATCAACGGGCACGCGAACGCGATGCTCGCGCACACCATGTTCGGCGTGCCGCTCGGCTCGTCGTTCGCGGGCGCGGTCGCCGGCGGAACCCTCACGCCTGCGCTCGTCGCAGTGACGGTCGCGCTGGTCGCGATCGCGCTGGTCGTCGGCGAACTCACCCGGCGGATGGCACGAGCCGGTGCCGCGGTGACACCTGCGCCGACCGCCGCCGCCGGCTCGGCTCCCGGCCTGGCGGCGCTGACCCGCGTCGCGGCGGTGCTGCCGTTCCTGACCGCGGTGATCGTGCCGTTCGTGCCGCTCGCCGCGGGGCTCTACCTCGCCGTCACGATCACCTGGACCCTCGGCCAGCGGATCGTGCTGCGCCGCACCGTGATCGACCCGCCCGCCGCAGGTGCGGATGGTGCAGGAGCGGGTGCGCCCAGCCCGGTCGCCTGA
- a CDS encoding polyprenol monophosphomannose synthase, which produces MPEPLVVIPTYNERENLAEIVARVRGAVPEASVLVIDDASPDGTGALADELAAADPAVRVRHRPAKQGLGAAYLDAFGWALEHGYDPIVQLDADGSHRPEDLPAMLAALAGGAAASHGGGADATEPADLVIGSRWVPGGSVVNWPRRREWLSRAGSAYARTLLRLPARDATAGFRAFRADALRRIRLDDVHTRGYGFQVDMLWHARDVGLRIVEVPVTFVERVHGRSKMTFGIVLEAIVRVTAWGVAARMPRPNRRTR; this is translated from the coding sequence ATGCCCGAACCGCTGGTGGTGATTCCCACCTACAACGAGCGCGAGAACCTCGCCGAGATCGTCGCTCGTGTGCGCGGCGCGGTGCCCGAGGCATCCGTGCTCGTCATCGACGACGCCTCGCCCGACGGAACCGGCGCACTCGCCGATGAGCTCGCGGCAGCAGACCCGGCCGTGCGGGTGCGCCACCGGCCCGCCAAGCAGGGGCTCGGTGCGGCGTACCTCGACGCCTTCGGCTGGGCGCTCGAGCACGGGTACGACCCGATCGTGCAACTCGACGCCGACGGATCGCACCGGCCCGAAGACCTTCCGGCGATGCTCGCGGCGCTCGCGGGCGGCGCGGCCGCGTCGCACGGCGGCGGTGCGGATGCCACGGAGCCGGCCGATCTCGTCATCGGTTCGCGGTGGGTGCCCGGCGGATCGGTCGTGAACTGGCCGCGTCGACGCGAATGGCTCTCGCGGGCGGGCAGCGCGTACGCGCGCACGTTGCTGCGGCTGCCCGCGCGGGACGCGACGGCGGGGTTCCGGGCGTTTCGTGCCGACGCGCTGCGGCGCATCCGCCTCGACGACGTGCACACCCGCGGGTACGGGTTCCAGGTCGACATGCTGTGGCACGCGCGCGACGTCGGGCTGCGCATCGTCGAGGTGCCGGTCACGTTCGTCGAACGGGTGCACGGGCGATCGAAGATGACGTTCGGCATCGTGCTCGAGGCGATCGTGCGGGTCACGGCGTGGGGGGTCGCGGCCCGGATGCCGCGACCGAACCGACGCACCCGATAA
- a CDS encoding FadR/GntR family transcriptional regulator, with the protein MARTAAYERPSATPRAWQAVLEHIEAQLLSGELAAGDRLPGERQLSTDLGVGRSSVREALRVLEAMGLVRTATGSGPTAGAIIVATPAGAMGALMRLQVAARGFPVADIVRTRLVLEASVVEELAGADPVPSLAELTRLLDAMDARDLAPDDFLALDAAFHLGLAEASGNQVIAATMAGLRSGIEGYARAGVARLADWGATSARLRHEHRGVLEAIRASDATLARTLIRDHIAGYYAETLAETSAPPTARPAAPIPAPPVSKEIRSW; encoded by the coding sequence ATGGCGCGCACCGCCGCATACGAACGGCCCTCGGCGACGCCGCGCGCGTGGCAGGCCGTGCTCGAGCACATCGAGGCGCAATTGCTCTCGGGCGAGCTCGCTGCCGGCGACCGGCTGCCCGGCGAACGCCAGCTCTCGACCGACCTCGGCGTCGGCCGATCGAGCGTGCGCGAGGCGCTGCGCGTGCTCGAGGCGATGGGGCTCGTGCGCACCGCCACCGGGTCAGGCCCCACCGCCGGCGCCATCATCGTCGCCACCCCCGCCGGCGCGATGGGCGCGCTCATGCGGCTGCAGGTCGCCGCCCGCGGGTTCCCGGTCGCCGACATCGTGCGCACACGGCTCGTGCTCGAGGCATCCGTCGTGGAAGAGCTCGCCGGGGCCGACCCCGTGCCCTCCCTCGCCGAACTGACCCGTCTGCTCGATGCGATGGACGCACGCGACCTCGCCCCCGACGACTTCCTCGCGCTCGACGCCGCGTTCCACCTGGGACTCGCCGAGGCATCCGGCAACCAGGTGATCGCCGCCACCATGGCCGGCCTGCGCAGTGGCATCGAAGGGTACGCGCGAGCCGGCGTCGCCCGGCTCGCCGACTGGGGCGCGACCTCGGCGCGGCTGCGACACGAGCATCGGGGCGTGCTCGAGGCGATCCGCGCATCGGATGCCACGCTGGCGCGCACCCTCATCCGCGACCACATCGCCGGCTACTACGCCGAGACGCTGGCCGAGACATCCGCTCCCCCGACCGCCCGGCCGGCCGCTCCGATCCCCGCTCCCCCCGTTTCGAAGGAGATCCGCTCATGGTGA